The genome window ACTGATAGTTGGAGTCTATGTTGATGATTTAATAGTCACTGGAACATCAAGGAAGGAGATAGATGTTTTCAAATCTCAGATGAAGAACAAGTTTGAAATGAGCGATCTAGGATTGCTAGCATATTATCTGGGAATAGAAGTTATTCAAGCAGGGGGTGAGATAACCATCAAGCAGACAGGCTATATCAACAAGATACTCAAAGATGTTGATATGTTATCCTACAGCAACACAAAGATTCCCATGAATCCAGGAACACAATTAACGAAGACTGAAGAAGGAGAGCTAATAGATGCAACACATTACAGAAGCCTAATAGGTTCTCTCATGTACTTATTGCATACAAGGCCAGATCTATGTTACCCAGTCAGTCTGCTTAGTAGATTCATGCAAGAACCAAAGGAGCAACACTTGAAAGCAGTGAAGCAAATACTACGTTATatcaaaggaactaaagagcATGGAATCATCTACAAGAAGCAAGGAGGATGTAAGATCACAGGTTATAGTGATAGCAGTTTTGGAGTTAatacagacaaaggaaaaggaacaacTAGTCTGGTATTCTATTTTGGAGAATCACCTATAACCTGGTGTACATAAAAGCAACAGACAGTGGCACTATCATCATGTGAATGTGAATCTGAATTCATGGAAGCCACTGCAGCAGCATGCCTAGCACTATGGCTTAAAAGACTATTAAGTGAAATTACAGGCTGGAAGGAAGAGAAGATAACACTCAGAGTGGATAATGTTTCTGCAATAGCACTCATGAGAAATCCAATCTTTCATGGAAGAAGCAAGCACATTGATACACGCTATCATTTCATAAGAGAATGCGTGGAGAACGAAGATATCACTGTGGAACACATAAGTGGAGAACTACAACGGGCAAACATACTAACAAAGGCACTAGCAAGAGTTAAATTTGCTACAATGCAAGAACTGCTCGGAGTTCAAGATCTGCAACAACTCAAGGATGTTCAAGATTAGGGGGGTGAATGAAATCCTTAATCTTTTCACATCCAAGTACAAGGGTTTATTAGTTATCAGTTAAAAGATAGTTATATGGCGGTTAAAAGGTAGTTATATGGCGGTTACAAAGTTCAAGGGTTGTTTATGACATTTCAGAAGTTGGTAACTTCCACCCCAAGGGGTGCGAAACCCCTAGGGACTCCTCTTTGATCGATGGCTTCAAGGGGCACCACCAAGGGACACACCCATTCGATTAGTGGCTGTGATTAAGAAGGAAAAGACGCACCTCTTCACGTTTAATTACAACCACAAGATCTAGAGACACATCCGTTCACGAAGGGACATGTCTCTACACTCGTACCCAttagattagtataaatagggatAGATAGTTTCATTTGTATTCATTCCATTGTATTCAACATTCAGTATTCAATAAAGTTACGTTTATCATTTGCGATTTAGAGATCAAAGATCATTCTGGGCAACAACATTGTTGTGCttgtggttgttttttttttatatcctTTATATTATTTTCAAACTGGCATATTTCATGTTAAACCTAGTAACATAACTGATTCAATAAAATATAAACAACCTAACTTATTTTAGTTTTGTGATTCTCTATAATAAGCGCTCCCATAGAGAGAGTCGGTAATCATGTCAAAGCATACTCACACATATTGTCATTATTTATGTAGATAAAAAACATCGTATCCATTTTGGATCACATACATTACTTCAATTTTTTATCACATTATAGTGTTAGTTATGAATATAGATAGCAATCAAAACTTTATACATATGCCTCATGACAAATAATGGTAGCAATTTCTTCATCAGTAGTAAAGTGCTCTGACAACCCAGTAAACATAAAAATCTTCCCACAAGGCAAATAATAAGCATCTCctggtcaaaaaaaaaaaataaataaataaaaaaataaaaaactggtaaaaataataataataataataataagcatCTACCTCATCTTTCTTCACCACCAAAACTTCCCATTTCAACCCCCTCCAAATGCACATTAGCTAACTTATTGCCACTTTCTGAACCCTCTTTCTTCAATACTCTTTGCAATGCTTCAATCACATATTTTAAAATCATTCTTACCCTAACACTTTCTGGATGAATTTTTTTGTAaaactttctttttaaaattacccTTGAGCTTCTGAAACACATACACCCCAATCTTTCTCTCAAACATATATGGCACTACAATGAAATGCTTCTGTTTCGTATACGGTATCGTTTCGACTTTCCCTTGAGCTTCTGAAACACATACACCCTTGAGCTTCCGTTTCATTTTGTTTAGGGAGGACCGGAGGAGTGAGCTTGAAGAGAAGATGATAATTAGAGTGACTCAGTGAGTAGTGTTATTGCAATGGCGCCTTTTtttaagttatatatattttaatataacTTTGGAAAAAAAGAACATTATTATACTTGTTGGTGTTTCATAAATTTAAAAACGCATGATTATATTCATTTTGAAACTCTAGTTTCTAAACATATAAGTTAATGAACGCCATAAACGATTACAATAGAACATCAAAGTTACACAGAACTCGACCATTCTAGTGTATTAAAATTCGATCTATTCTGAATCGCACAAATAAATATGTTTTTTATAACCCCCGATACTAGCCACCTTATGAAATTCTTAAATGTCTAAACGAgaatgcaaaaatttgaggtatCCATCGCTAAGAACATACGTTTTGCCTTAAAACCAAGCCGCTGGACATGTTGTAAACAAATGAGCAACTGTTTACACCTCTGTGTCACACAACACACAACTATTTGAACTAACCTGAATGTTTCTCCTACCAAGAGACGCAAAAGTCGGAATCTGGTTCATCTTCACTCTCCACACAAATATGTTGCACTTAGATGGGACATACTTATACCAATTCAAAACATAAACATCGAGACTTAAACCCTCAACCTCTAGGGGAGGGGAGCATCATTCCAACAAATTCTCAAACACAAAACATAGAAACATTAAATAACACAAAATAAGACGTAATATACAAATATGTATGAAATCGTTTAACACCATTCATAAACATTTGTCACCTTCAAAAACCCCATAGCATATATGTTGTATGGCAAAAACAGCACATGAACACTATCTCGTTCCGTGTAACCTAAACTAGCACTTGTCACACGATGTTTACAACGATCATCATACCGAGCTAATACGATGGCTGAAGTGCTTGCCAAACTTGTTGTCTTGGTGTTTTGGAGCCAAACCCAGCCTCAACACATCATGCACCTCAATCACTTGTATTCTTCTCTGTCTCTTGGTCTTTTCTGCTTCCTTATAACGTTCTTGTATCTTTCTTTTAGTGGCCTCAAGCTTCTCTTCAACACTTCTTTTGTCCGAACTCATTAACGAAACAACCGATTTTGTCGGCATTTGCAACTTCATTGTTTCAACAGCAGCAGAAGGTTTCCGACGATCCACTGCGGTTGATTGTTTCTCCAAAACAACCATAGTTAATGGTTTCTTATGCTGTAATTTGGGTTCTTTAGGTTTTTTGTTTGCACCGTTAAACCCTGTCGGTCCCACTGGTTTCTCTATAGGGAGATATTTCTTGTTTGATTCATAACATTCTTCATCTTGAACAGCAGGCATATTATCATTACCAACCACCCATTCACCCACCATGCGTCTCCATGATCGGACAAGCATCCTTGCAGTCTGCCTAACATCTTTTGATGTGTGATTCATAAGGCCGGTAACACTCACTCCGATCATGGATACCTCAAGAACCTTCATCGACACCACCATTGGTTTAAGCTTTGATAACAAGTCACACAAGACCTGTTCAGATTTATATCCACTGCTATTAAGAATGGCTTTGATCCTTGAAACTTCACCAATCATTCTTGTTTCTTCTCCTGTTTCACGAATACTATCAAGAACGCCTTTAACTCTTAAAAACTCAGAGCCCATTTTTTCAAAAGTTTCTCGAATTTAAAATCACAAACTGAGAGAGAGAAGTTGTAAGTTTTGTCTCAAACTACGTAAGGAAACAGGAAAGATCGAAGATAAAGATATTGTATGTAGGTTAAGAGGGGTGCTTGGCTGACAGTTTGATTTGATGGTGGGGAGAGAACTGCATGTGAGTAGTGTGTggagatatatagatatataaatGATACAGAATGACGATTGAGTTACCCCTAATTTCGAATTGGATagatatatttattaaatatcaCAAACTTGTTAAGATATGGATTCGGTTAATATTTATTATAAAATCTCACTAAAGATATTAAGTAAACGAATTAATATATTCTGTAGTCTCTAGTCATTTTTTCATGGGTTCAGTAAATCTTCCTATACTAAGTGgaggaggggtggttcactagtgatagagtCTATCACTCCCATTGTCCAATaaaatcatgccatgtcatcaaccaaatttctatcactagtgatagaaatgtaggggggTGGTATAACTAGTGATGGGATTCCAATatacaagtattaatgcacaatgtacaagtcataccCTATCACTCCTCAAAGTTCAACGCGTTATACCCATAACTCGTTATACTTGACCACGAGTGATAGAATTAGACGGGACGGTGTTCCACGGTATTCAACGAGTGATACAATTGTATCACGGTTCCACCCCGTGTCacctaataaacaaaaatcttttttttgGACATGTGTGACTCTCTGAtgctttctcaccttattttcctatttatctctcatattaaataataataataatttaaaaaaatactagataagaataaatatttagacaaggataaacgtttgtttttattatgagcatattaaataataataataataataataataataaatttaaacaaaaagttagataagaatataaacgtttatttttattatgatcatagtaaataataataataataataataataataatagtaattttaaacaaaaaaattaattaaGAATAAATGTGATTGAAATTATGATAAATCAAGATTCAAATGTTCCCATTTGATATATATACTTAactaggctatcacccgggaacatcccgggttaggaaaatttagttttcaataataaaaggtacataaacaacattttcaaactcATTAGTATCTTCTTTCCCTTCTCATAAAAATTTATTTGTTTTGTTTCATCAGTATCCTAACTTTGTCTCCATGTGTATTCACCTGGGACATCTTTAGTATCCTCTTTGAACATCTTTAGTATCCTCTTTCCCTTCCCCACAACAAATTGTTAGTTAGGTTTCATAAGTACCCCAACTTTGCCTCCATATTTATTCAAAGTTTTCATGTAAAACTAATTCCTTTTTTAATTGATAATGAGATCTCAATATAAGAATGTTTAACAAAAAATCCTTTATATAACCTACATTTCCTTTCTCGTATATAGATTTAGACGATTAAATAACCCATCCATCCTAAATAAAATTAACAATATTTTTTATCTTCAAAAGGTCAAACTCAGTTCTATGTTATGTAATTACCTTAAAGTTGTCATGCTCAAACAAAATCCGAAAAACGCATCTACAACCCTTTATATCATGCCATTGTGTTTGAACATCATAATATCATGCttgatctttattttttttcTCATAATGTACcccaaaaattcaaaaacttagCATTTAATAATTAAAAGATGTTATGTAAAAGTGGATTCTAGAGTGGGACGAGTAGTTTGAAATAAACATTGTCTAAATCAACCTACCCATAAATAAATTAAAAGATGTTAATACATTATATTCATGTCACTTGATAAACTTGAGATCAAAATTTGTGGTTAATATACCCcatatttatatttcatatatctTAAGCAGCTTACAGAAAATGTGAATCAAAATTATTCACATCACAATCTTTGGGAACCAACAACAAACACAGTAACCAAAGTTTTAGagtaaaaagtaaaaaaccaCATCTTACTAATTACTGCTCATCCCATTCATCATTCTTGTAAGACACTAAAGTGTCAACCTTGCCAATCTGCATCATGAATAAAACAATATCTTGTTACATTTGCAGTTCATGATGACACCTAACCTGTTTTAATAACCTATACACCTTTTCATAGTTGATTACATTATACAATTTAACATATAAAACTTATACACCTTTTCTTTGTGAATGGTGTTTCGATGTTACCTTGGTATCGAAAGAATGCAATTTCACCATCTGCGGATTCGCAATCAGTTTCAGATCACTCTCGGTCCAAGTGAAAGGTATCGCAACATCCATATCAGTATATGCTAACACATCAAATATACCTACCGACAAACCATACAAAATACCTCAAAACAAAGGGAAAAAACACCTGCTTCGAccaaaattaacaaaaaaaaaaaaaaaaaaaaaaaaaactcaatatGACAAACGTGTTAATCCTTACAGGGTTCATCAAGGCATGGCAAGTAAGTGATGCTGGATGCAATCTGTCTCATGATTGCTTGAATCTCCCTCATGATTTCCTTATCACTATTCTCACTTGAAACTCTGCAAACCAACAAACATTGAATCAATACAAAAACAATGTATCCGATGTATTAATCAAAGGTTCCAACAATATCTTACCCTTTTTATCCAATTCTTTATCGGTCTCTATACTGAAATTCCACCTTTCAAGTACTTCATTAGTGGGGCCTTGCTCATAATCACAAGAACTATTCTTTGTAACTTCCCAGCTTCCAGCCATTCTATataaacaccaaaaaaaaaaaaaaaaaaaaaaactttacctAAATTCTATCAAGATTTGTGCATAAATTCATTAAAAATATTAATAGTTAACCAGAAAGCTGTGTGTTCAAATTTGCAATGAAGGTCTTAACACCCTCGTTTATATCCATAGCTAGTGAAGAAACCGAACCACTGAGAACCCTCCAACCGTTTTAAGCTGAAGAAACCAAAAACTGCATCATGTTCTTACACGACGGAAGTTCGGTTAGCTCAAGTGAACCGGAACTCGCTTTACTTACAACCCCACTAAGCGATGCGGAATTCTTTGCGCAAATTACAACCCCCGATGCACCAAAAAGCACGCTGGCCTGATTATAGCACCCAAGTTTTGTGGGTCTATAACTTGATCTAACGCCAACCAAAGCACCTCTTCGTCTCTTACTCGATTCAGAAAATCGAAAAGAGTTGCATCTTTGGTGAAAATTAGTCCAAAGTTGATGTTCATTACCTTGAATATCACTTGAAGTTCCTacaaaaaatatacatacatattttatataaatactGAAAGCATTGTGAAGCAAAGGTAAGATGATATCAAGATAATATAATTACCAACCTCATCAATGGTGTTTATGATTTGATCATTGTAATACTTGACTGCTTCTAAGCAGTATAAAATCCCTTTTTTGGAAGCTAAAGAACTTATTATGGATTCATTAGAAGGTGAGAAAAAGTTGTCGAATAATATAAAAATAGAAAAGGTAAAATGATTTATGACTGGATGTCGAATCCTTAATGGTCCACTGGTTGGACCGGATGTGAAAACCGGATGATATcctaaataatataaaaatagaaaaggtaaaatgattttttattcAAAATCCAGTTCGACCCCTTAAAATCCCAGTCCCGGTTCGACCGGCCAGTTCGGGTCTGAAAACACTTCTTTTTCCTTCTTGTCTGATATAAAACGCGTGTAAATCAATAAAAAACTTTGCTTCTAACCTGCAGAGTTGAAATATGCCTGCACAAATCTCCGTCGATCCTCCAAATCTgcgtttttttttaatcaaacaaAGAACATACCTTGCAAAACTCGGTAGAATCAAGAAACGCTTAATCAAATCTAACTTATCTCCGCCGCTGTCCACATATCTATGGCATGAACAGATAGATTCGTTATGGTAAATATGCTACCTACAGGTTCAGAGTCTAGAAAAGAAGGATACCATCATGGCTGCAGGGAAGGTTGCAGGTAATGACCTACCATCCTTCAACCCTACCATGCCAAGGCGATATCCTCATCATCTTTAAAATCGAATATATTGCCTCATCATAGCCTATATCACAAATCCTAAATGATGAAAAATCCCCCCACCGGCAAACCGGTGACAATACCACAAGCTTCACCATTGTAGGGAACCAAAGAAATCAACTACGTATGCggagtaaccagcaagaccaccaccagtaaattaccaaaatgcccaaCAAAACAGTTGAAAGCGTTTGATTATCAACATGTCAAACACCTAAGAGCCGCCAATGACAACCGCCAAACACAAAGAATAACACACGAACTTGTAATAAAAAGCTGATAAAGAATCACCAGTGAATAATCAGTCCGGCGACCACATCAACGCTGCCACCACCACAAACAAATCAGAATCGAATAGTATGAGGCCGAAAATAGAAAATCGCAGCTACCATGTTGAAAGAAAGTCAAGCAACTTATCATCTCGGCTACAATACCATAAGTCTACAAATCGACCGACCAATGCTTCATCCGTCAACAAATCGACTAAAATAGGAACAAAATCAATGAAACTCATCATCATATATGAACTCTGAGGTTCAGAAATGTCAACAATATACACACACAACCTATAATCTCAAAATCATCTCAGGTTAAACACAAACAAAACCGCTTGCCATGTGAAAACAAATTAAAAGACATAAACATCTCGGCTAGAGCCTCATTTTCAAAGTAACCATACCACAAATAGTCACAAAAGCCAGGAAATCTATCATGACAACCTATAAAAACAGAAACTGGAACATATAGCATAAATCGATGAACAAATAGGCGCAGACGAACACACATACAAGTGATCACACAATTACCGTGAAAATAATGAAAATTGCATAAGTCGATGAAAAACATCAACCGTGTGTGGTGTAGA of Helianthus annuus cultivar XRQ/B chromosome 1, HanXRQr2.0-SUNRISE, whole genome shotgun sequence contains these proteins:
- the LOC110935808 gene encoding probable mediator of RNA polymerase II transcription subunit 26c, which encodes MGSEFLRVKGVLDSIRETGEETRMIGEVSRIKAILNSSGYKSEQVLCDLLSKLKPMVVSMKVLEVSMIGVSVTGLMNHTSKDVRQTARMLVRSWRRMVGEWVVGNDNMPAVQDEECYESNKKYLPIEKPVGPTGFNGANKKPKEPKLQHKKPLTMVVLEKQSTAVDRRKPSAAVETMKLQMPTKSVVSLMSSDKRSVEEKLEATKRKIQERYKEAEKTKRQRRIQVIEVHDVLRLGLAPKHQDNKFGKHFSHRISSV